A portion of the Homo sapiens chromosome 16, GRCh38.p14 Primary Assembly genome contains these proteins:
- the MMP25 gene encoding matrix metalloproteinase-25 isoform X3, protein MAKERQGREEDGEGTDLFAVAVHEFGHALGLGHSSAPNSIMRPFYQGPVGDPDKYRLSQDDRDGLQQLYGKAPQTPYDKPTRKPLAPPPQPPASPTHSPSFPIPDRCEGNFDAIANIRGETFFFKGPWFWRLQPSGQLVSPRPARLHRFWEGLPAQVRVVQAAYARHRDGRILLFSGPQFWVFQDRQLEGGARPLTELGLPPGEEVDAVFSWPQNGKTYLVRGRQYWRYDEAAARPDPGYPRDLSLWEGAPPSPDDVTVSNAGDTYFFKGAHYWRFPKNSIKTEPDAPQPMGPNWLDCPAPSSGPRAPRPPKATPVSETCDCQCELNQAAGRWPAPIPLLLLPLLVGGVASR, encoded by the exons ACGGCGAGGGGACCGACCTGTTTGCCGTGGCTGTCCATGAGTTTGGCCACGCCCTGGGCCTGGGCCACTCCTCAGCCCCCAACTCCATTATGAGGCCCTTCTACCAGGGTCCGGTGGGCGACCCTGACAAGTACCGCCTGTCTCAGGATGACCGCGATGGCCTGCAGCAACTCTATG GGAAGGCGCCCCAAACCCCATATGACAAGCCCACAAGGAAACCCCTGGCTCCTCCGCCCCAGCCCCCGGCCTCGCCCACACACAG cCCATCCTTCCCCATCCCTGATCGATGTGAGGGCAATTTTGACGCCATCGCCAACATCCGAGGGGAAACTTTCTTCTTCAAAG GCCCCTGGTTCTGGCGCCTCCAGCCCTCCGGACAGCTGGTGTCCCCGCGACCCGCACGGCTGCACCGCTTCTGGGAGGGGCTGCCCGCCCAGGTGAGGGTGGTGCAGGCCGCCTATGCTCGGCACCGAGACGGCCGAATCCTCCTCTTTAGCG GGCCCCAGTTCTGGGTGTTCCAGGACCGGCAGCTGGAGGGCGGGGCGCGGCCGCTCACGGAGCTGGGGCTGCCCCCGGGAGAGGAGGTGGACGCCGTGTTCTCGTGGCCACAGAACGGGAAGACCTACCTGGTCCGCGGCCGGCAGTACTGGCGCTACGACGAGGCGGCGGCGCGCCCGGACCCCGGCTACCCTCGCGACCTGAGCCTCTGGGAAGGCGCGCCCCCCTCCCCTGACGATGTCACCGTCAGCAACGCAG GTGACACCTACTTCTTCAAGGGCGCCCACTACTGGCGCTTCCCCAAGAACAGCATCAAGACCGAGCCGGACGCCCCCCAGCCCATGGGGCCCAACTGGCTGGACTGCCCCGCCCCGAGCTCTGGTCCCCGCGCCCCCAGGCCCCCCAAAGCGACCCCCGTGTCCGAAACCTGCGATTGTCAGTGCGAGCTCAACCAGGCCGCAGGACGTTGGCCTGCTCCCATCCCGCTGCTCCTCTTGCCCCTGCTGGTGGGGGGTGTAGCCTCCCGCTGA